The following coding sequences are from one Myxococcales bacterium window:
- a CDS encoding DUF1552 domain-containing protein: MTNPSFGRRGLLGLGLAGGVAGGLSTLIPRAARAANDPKRLLVIFTSMGWLEEYFWPERRSDTDFGFGSNHANASWAPFKNQLIFPDGLNVYGMHYSMNQPDNEHGKGIKMIFTGAKTNNDSLFTAQGPSIDHVVAEKISAGTRFRNIVLGVATNSGKHSNAFWAGNGKPVQAEQDPGAAFNRLFANFNGGGSAPAPDTAKLEQLRLRKQSVIDMVRADLNRARAKLGASQIDKIDAHLDAVRSLETRVGGDVAVGGGAGCKKPATPNTSDKAGQIRAQMDTIVAAFACDLTRVAGLQIGHADGGPVPEADRHNIAHSTGGGSKSAAETYRKQDAWNAGHMLHLFQAMSAVKENNGSLLDNTLILFGTDTQGWMRGGGGVHASVRTPMFMVGGGNFAFKTGRHLVVNTGWKANDKNGSNDKTIPSHHRVLVAIAQKFGVDGNTFGNLDPGTGPLAGL; the protein is encoded by the coding sequence ATGACGAACCCCTCATTTGGTCGACGGGGCCTGCTCGGATTGGGCTTGGCCGGTGGCGTGGCCGGCGGGCTGAGCACTTTGATTCCTCGCGCGGCGCGTGCCGCGAATGACCCCAAGCGGCTGCTGGTGATCTTCACGAGCATGGGCTGGCTGGAAGAGTATTTTTGGCCAGAGAGACGCTCCGACACAGATTTCGGCTTCGGCAGCAACCACGCAAACGCGTCGTGGGCGCCCTTCAAGAACCAGCTCATCTTCCCCGACGGGCTCAACGTCTACGGCATGCACTACTCGATGAACCAGCCGGACAACGAGCACGGCAAGGGCATCAAGATGATCTTCACCGGGGCCAAGACGAACAACGATTCGTTGTTCACCGCCCAGGGACCCTCGATCGACCACGTCGTTGCTGAGAAGATCAGCGCCGGCACACGCTTTCGCAACATCGTGCTGGGGGTTGCCACGAACTCTGGCAAGCACAGCAACGCGTTCTGGGCCGGAAATGGCAAACCGGTACAGGCCGAACAGGACCCTGGGGCTGCCTTCAATCGGCTGTTCGCCAACTTCAACGGCGGGGGCAGCGCCCCCGCACCAGACACCGCCAAGCTCGAACAGCTTCGCCTGCGCAAGCAAAGCGTGATCGACATGGTGCGCGCCGACCTGAACCGGGCACGCGCCAAGCTGGGCGCGTCCCAGATCGACAAGATCGATGCCCATCTCGATGCCGTGCGATCGCTCGAGACGCGCGTGGGCGGCGACGTCGCCGTGGGGGGAGGTGCCGGCTGTAAGAAGCCCGCAACGCCGAATACGTCCGATAAAGCGGGCCAGATCCGCGCCCAGATGGACACGATCGTGGCAGCGTTCGCGTGCGACTTGACGAGGGTGGCAGGACTTCAGATCGGGCACGCCGATGGCGGTCCGGTTCCCGAGGCCGATCGTCACAACATTGCCCATTCCACGGGAGGCGGCAGCAAGTCCGCGGCCGAGACCTACCGCAAACAAGACGCATGGAATGCGGGGCACATGCTTCACCTCTTCCAGGCCATGTCGGCCGTGAAGGAAAACAACGGGTCGTTGCTCGACAACACGCTGATCCTTTTCGGTACCGATACACAAGGCTGGATGCGGGGCGGAGGCGGGGTGCATGCATCGGTGCGCACGCCGATGTTCATGGTGGGCGGTGGCAACTTTGCTTTCAAAACCGGACGTCACCTCGTGGTGAACACCGGTTGGAAGGCGAATGACAAAAACGGCTCGAACGACAAGACCATCCCCTCGCACCACCGCGTGCTCGTGGCGATCGCTCAGAAGTTCGGGGTCGATGGGAACACCTTCGGGAACCTCGATCCGGGCACCGGCCCGCTTGCTGGGCTTTGA
- a CDS encoding glycoside hydrolase, with protein MVSLPWAGKAEHPAGAPPNLRRRRGPRLRARKRKRAVIAVGYGGLRMFSTDGGRTWGKRVVLDPDGGDDRNLLRGAGYGDGVWVAVGWKIFTSEDGKTWTEIHDDVVPGSWYDCVNYKDGKFIVQRIRDGYSDHLVSTDRGKTWQKGTGSARCEGLAKGDAKPVFKTDAGSLSTGWRGKITLDDKTIYTDSCCHVRNFEQGFLPAD; from the coding sequence GTGGTGTCGTTGCCATGGGCGGGCAAGGCGGAGCACCCAGCGGGGGCGCCACCCAACCTCCGCCGCCGACGCGGCCCCCGCCTTCGGGCGCGCAAGAGGAAGCGGGCGGTCATCGCGGTGGGTTACGGCGGCTTGCGCATGTTCTCCACGGATGGCGGCCGGACCTGGGGCAAGCGCGTGGTGCTCGACCCCGACGGTGGCGACGACCGAAACCTGCTGCGCGGGGCAGGGTACGGCGATGGCGTGTGGGTCGCCGTGGGCTGGAAGATCTTTACGAGTGAAGACGGAAAGACGTGGACCGAGATCCACGACGACGTGGTCCCTGGCAGCTGGTACGACTGCGTGAACTACAAGGATGGAAAGTTCATCGTGCAGCGGATTCGCGATGGTTACAGTGACCATCTGGTCTCAACGGACCGAGGAAAGACCTGGCAAAAGGGTACCGGCTCTGCGCGCTGCGAGGGCCTTGCCAAGGGTGACGCGAAGCCCGTCTTCAAAACCGACGCCGGCTCGCTGAGCACCGGCTGGAGGGGCAAGATCACCTTGGATGACAAGACCATCTACACCGACTCCTGCTGCCACGTTCGCAACTTCGAGCAAGGCTTCCTGCCGGCGGATTGA